The proteins below are encoded in one region of Apium graveolens cultivar Ventura chromosome 4, ASM990537v1, whole genome shotgun sequence:
- the LOC141720852 gene encoding ESCRT-related protein CHMP1B, translating to MGNTEKMMNQIMELKFTAKSLQRQARKCEKDEKSEKLKVKKAIEKGNMDGARIYAENAIRKRSEQMNYLRLASRLDAVVARLDTQAKMTTISKSMTNIVKSLESTLATGNLQKMSETMDSFEKQFVNMEVQAEFMESSMAGSTSLSTPEGEVSSLMQQVADDYGLEVSVGLPQAAGHAVPVKSSETVDEEDLSRRLAELKSRG from the coding sequence ATGGGAAACACGGAGAAGATGATGAATCAAATCATGGAACTGAAATTCACCGCCAAGAGTCTCCAACGCCAAGCTCGAAAATGCGAAAAAGACGAAAAATCCGAGAAACTCAAAGTCAAAAAAGCCATCGAGAAAGGCAACATGGACGGCGCTCGCATCTACGCCGAGAACGCCATTCGCAAACGCAGCGAACAGATGAACTACCTCCGTCTCGCTTCTCGTCTCGACGCCGTCGTTGCTCGTCTCGATACGCAGGCTAAAATGACTACCATCAGCAAGTCTATGACTAACATTGTCAAGTCTCTTGAGTCTACGCTTGCTACTGGCAATTTACAGAAAATGTCCGAGACCATGGATAGTTTCGAGAAGCAGTTTGTTAATATGGAAGTTCAGGCGGAGTTTATGGAGAGTAGTATGGCTGGGAGTACTTCTCTTTCGACTCCCGAAGGGGAGGTTAGTAGTTTGATGCAGCAAGTTGCGGATGATTATGGATTGGAGGTTTCGGTTGGGTTGCCTCAGGCTGCTGGGCATGCTGTGCCTGTTAAGAGTTCTGAGACTGTTGATGAGGAGGATCTTAGTAGGCGTCTTGCCGAACTTAAGTCTCGTGGGTAA